The segment ATATCCGGGGTGCAAGTTGCCGGATAAGATGTTCGGCCAGAGGAGCACCTGTGGCGCCGGTCACGGCCAGAACGATTTTTCCAATTTTCTTCATGGCAGAAAAATACAATCCAATAAGACAAATCCAAAGTACATAAGGGAAATCATGCTATTCATATTAAAAAAAGCTTTATCAATATTATCATGACTTTTATAAACCAGAACATGCTCGTATAAGATGAATATGCTTATGAGTCCAGTACCTGTCCACAAAATCCATCCTGCAGGATAAATAAGATGGAGAATCATCAGGAATAGCATCATGAATGCATGGCAGATCCGGCTGATCACAATTGCCTTATCAATGGACATATCCGCCGGGATGGAATGCACTCTATATTGTCTGTCGAAATCCACATCCTGAATGGCATAAAGAATGTCAAAGCCGGCTGTCCATACACCCACGGCGGCACTTAGCAAAATCGGGACGACATTTAATCCTCCGGTAACAGCCAACCAGACGCCCGAGGGAGCAATTCCGAGGGAAAGTCCTAATACAAAATGGGTCCCCGCCCAGTACCTTTTCAGGATGCTGTATCCCATCAAAACGGTTAGCACCGGGAAAGCAAGCCAGAAACAGACCTTATTCAGCATAGCGGCGGAAAAAAGAAAGAATATGGAGGATGCTGTAATAAACACAGTAACGGCTTTGGGAGTAATCAATCCGGCAGGAAGTTCTCTTTCGCGGGTCCTGGGGTTGAGTGCATCCAGATGCCGGTCTACCAGTCTGTTGAAGCCCATTGCGGCGCTGCGGGCGGAAACCATGGCAAAGAGAATCCAGACTAGTTTTCTCATCCATACGTCCGGGGGTATCGAAAATGTATCCACGGCAAAAGTAAAAGAAGCCAGAGCAAAGGGCAGGGCAAACAAGGAATGAGAGAATTTTATCATCCGTCCATAATCAAGAATTCTCATGGCGAGCCCGTTGATACGCTTCAAAACCGGTTTTCCGCAACAGGCAGGCCGGGCAAGTTCCGCATCCAAAACCCCAGGGATGACGTGTCGAATGATCCCCGTGATAACAGGTATGGGTTTTTTCCACGATGGTATGTAAAACTCCCAATTCGTCGGACAATGCCCAGATCTCTTTTTTAGACAGATGTTGAAGGGGGGCCGTAATACGGATGGGATAATCCAGTCCTTCCCGGAGAGCTGATTCCATGATCTGAATAAAAGATGCCCGGCAATCAGGATATCCTGAAAAATCTTCATCATTGACCCCCACAATAACAGTATCGAAACCGAGTCTGTATGCCAGGGATGCTGCCAGTGTGAGAAATACCATATTCCGTCCCGGGACAAACGTATTGGGGATGCCTTTGTCCGTCATCTGAATGTCCGTTTCTTCAATCATGGCCGTACCCCCTATCTGTTGAAAAGCGGGAACATCCAGAATATGCAGGGGCACGTTGTTTTCCTCACAAAGACGTCGGGCACACTCCCTCTCAATTTTATGGCGTTGTTCGTAATTGAAAAAAACAGCCTCCGTTTGATTCATGTATCGGAGTGACCAAAAAAGACAGGTTGACGAATCCTGTCCACCAGATAAAAGAACAAGAGCTTTCATGGAATATCCAAATATTTATGAAGTTGAACACTTAATCGCCAGTTGGGGTGACGCAGGACATAATCAAGACAATAGCGGAAATTTTCACGATCGATTTTTTGGAGATTGTTTAAGGGAGGATTCACGGGGCTGACAAAATAGTGATCTGCTCTGATGCCAAAATCACGGGGGATCTCCCCTTTTTTCAGCAGAACCCTTAATTCATTGCATTTCCTGACGACCGGATCATCTGTTTTCGGTGAGACAGCAACCCAATCAAAAAATCCTTCCGGCACGGGAAAAGTTCCGTTTGTTTCCAAATGAATGCTGAAATGAGATGATCGGAGTCTTTTCAGCAGTGGAATTAACGGATGGATCAGGGGTTCACCACCTGTCAGAATAACGACCCTGGCCGGATAATTTTCCAGTCGCTTTAGAATTTCATCAACTGTAAGGGTTTCTTTCAGGGAATAATCTGTATCACAAAAATCACAGGCCAGATTACATCCTGCAAAACGGATAAACGTAACCGGCAAACCTGTCCAGAAACCTTCTCCCTGAATGCTTGAAAAAATCTCGTTTACAGGGTAAGCACGGCTTTGCTTGTTGGTGTTTCCCATAGGATGATTTTAGAAATATCCAAATTCCGGGCCTGAAGGCGTTGGGCAATCCAGGCACACAGGTTTTCGGCAGTTGTTTCAAAAGGAAGCATCACGGAACGGAATTTTCCGGACAAAGAATCTACCAGCAGTGAATCCTTTTCATAGATGGCAACGCTGTGATCAAGCACATCCACGATCTCTTCCTTCACGATGTGTTTCAATTCTCCAAAGTCCATGACAAAGCCATGTTTATCCGGCACCCCCCGGACAAATACTTCCAATGTGTAGGTATGGCCATGCAGATGCCGGCATTTTCCCCGATGAAAAGAGAGCCGGTGTGTCATGTCAAATTGAAAGGTCTTCGAAATTTCAAAAATTTTTGTCATGTCATTTCAGTAAAAAAATATGTCCCTGCAGGGGTTGTGAACGGATTGT is part of the Candidatus Neomarinimicrobiota bacterium genome and harbors:
- a CDS encoding UbiA family prenyltransferase, giving the protein MRILDYGRMIKFSHSLFALPFALASFTFAVDTFSIPPDVWMRKLVWILFAMVSARSAAMGFNRLVDRHLDALNPRTRERELPAGLITPKAVTVFITASSIFFLFSAAMLNKVCFWLAFPVLTVLMGYSILKRYWAGTHFVLGLSLGIAPSGVWLAVTGGLNVVPILLSAAVGVWTAGFDILYAIQDVDFDRQYRVHSIPADMSIDKAIVISRICHAFMMLFLMILHLIYPAGWILWTGTGLISIFILYEHVLVYKSHDNIDKAFFNMNSMISLMYFGFVLLDCIFLP
- the queC gene encoding 7-cyano-7-deazaguanine synthase QueC: MKALVLLSGGQDSSTCLFWSLRYMNQTEAVFFNYEQRHKIERECARRLCEENNVPLHILDVPAFQQIGGTAMIEETDIQMTDKGIPNTFVPGRNMVFLTLAASLAYRLGFDTVIVGVNDEDFSGYPDCRASFIQIMESALREGLDYPIRITAPLQHLSKKEIWALSDELGVLHTIVEKTHTCYHGDHSTRHPWGFGCGTCPACLLRKTGFEAYQRARHENS
- a CDS encoding 7-carboxy-7-deazaguanine synthase QueE, coding for MGNTNKQSRAYPVNEIFSSIQGEGFWTGLPVTFIRFAGCNLACDFCDTDYSLKETLTVDEILKRLENYPARVVILTGGEPLIHPLIPLLKRLRSSHFSIHLETNGTFPVPEGFFDWVAVSPKTDDPVVRKCNELRVLLKKGEIPRDFGIRADHYFVSPVNPPLNNLQKIDRENFRYCLDYVLRHPNWRLSVQLHKYLDIP
- the queD gene encoding 6-carboxytetrahydropterin synthase QueD → MFEISKTFQFDMTHRLSFHRGKCRHLHGHTYTLEVFVRGVPDKHGFVMDFGELKHIVKEEIVDVLDHSVAIYEKDSLLVDSLSGKFRSVMLPFETTAENLCAWIAQRLQARNLDISKIILWETPTSKAVLTL